The Mauremys mutica isolate MM-2020 ecotype Southern chromosome 1, ASM2049712v1, whole genome shotgun sequence genome has a segment encoding these proteins:
- the LOC123349620 gene encoding olfactory receptor 52B2-like, with product MMPADNHTFFAPMTYILTGIPGTEESQVWISIPFCLMYVVTLFGNSFLLFIILTEQSLHEPMYLFVSMLAAADLLLSTTAVPKMLAIFWFRAGEISFAACLTQMFFIHVSFIAESAILLAMAFDRYVAICHPLRYTAVLTKSVIGKMGLAVVTRSFCFIFPLTFLVKQLKFCRTNLLPHTYCDYMAIARLACDDITVNRWYGIAMAILVIGLDAVLIALSYGLILRAVFLLPSKDARLKALRTCGSHLCVILMFYTPAFFSYFAHQFGHIIPGYILNLLANLYVLIPPMLNPIVYGVTTKMILKWVINVFHRWCSRSSLLS from the coding sequence ATGATGCCAGCTGACAATCACACCTTTTTTGCCCCCATGACCTACATCCTGACCGGCATCCCGGGTACGGAGGAGTCTCaggtctggatctccatccccttctgtctGATGTACGTTGTGACACTTTTTGGGAACTCTTTCCTACTATTCATCATACTAACAGAAcaaagcctccatgagcccatgtatcTATTCGTgtccatgctggctgctgctgatcTGCTGTTATCTACCACGGCAGTGCCCAAGATGCTGGCTATATTCTGGTTTAGAGCAGGGGAAATTTCTTTTGCTGCCTGCCTGacccagatgttcttcatccATGTCAGTTTTATTGCAGAGTCGGCCATTCTGCTGGCCATGGCCTTTGATCGGTACGTTGCCATCTGCCACCCCCTGAGATACACTGCCGTGCTAACCAAGTCTGTGATCGGGAAGATGGGGCTGGCAGTTGTCACAAGAAGTTTCTGTTTCATTTTCCCTCTCACCTTTCTTGTGAAGCAGCTGAAGTTTTGCAGAACTAACCTCCTGCCTCACACCTATTGTGACTACATGGCCATAGCCCGGCTGGCCTGCGACGACATCACAGTCAACCGCTGGTATGGTATAGCCATGGCTATTTTAGTAATTGGGTTGGATGCTGTGCTCATTGCTTTGTCTTATGGGCTTATCCTAAGGGCCGTCTTCCTGCTCCCCtccaaggacgcccggctcaaggcTCTCCGCACCtgcggctcccacctctgtgtcataCTGATGTTCTACACACCAGCCTTTTTCTCCTATTTTGCACACCAGTTTGGGCACATCATCCCAGGTTATATTCTCAACCTCCTGGCCAACCTCTATGTGCTCATTCcccccatgttaaaccccatcGTTTATGGGgtgacaacaaaaatgatcctGAAATGGGTGATCAATGTGTTTCATCGGTGGTGCAGCAGAAGCTCCCTGCTGAGCTAA
- the LOC123349628 gene encoding olfactory receptor 52B2-like, with product MPGDNHTFFVPVTYILTGIPGTEESQVWISIPFCLMYVVTLFGNSLLLFIILTEQSLHKPMYLFVSMLAAADLLLSTTAVPKMLAIFWFRAGEISFAACLTQMFFIHVSFIAESAILLAMAFDRYVAICDPLAYTIILTKSLVGKMGLAVVTRSFCIIFPIIFLVKQLKFCRTNLLPHTYCEHLAIARLACDDITVNVWYGVAVAILVIGLDAVLIALSYGLILRAVFRLPSKDARLKSLRTCSSHLCVILMFYIPSFFSSFAHRFGHIIPGYILNLLANLYVFIPPMLNPIVYGVTTKEILKRVINVFHRWCRRSSLLS from the coding sequence ATGCCAGGTGACAATCACACCTTTTTTGTCCCCGTGACTTACATCCTGACCGGCATCCCGGGTACGGAGGAGTCTCaggtctggatctccatcccgtTCTGTCTGATGTACGTTGTGACACTTTTTGGGAACTCTCTCCTACTATTCATCATACTAACAGAACAAAGCCTCCATAAGCCCATGTATCTATTTGTgtccatgctggctgctgctgatcTGCTGTTATCTACCACGGCAGTGCCCAAGATGCTGGCTATATTCTGGTTTAGAGCGGGGGAAATTTCTTTTGCTGCCTGCCTGacccagatgttcttcatccATGTCAGTTTTATTGCTGAGTCGGCCattctgctggccatggcgtttgATCGGTACGTTGCCATCTGCGACCCCCTGGCATACACCATCATACTAACCAAGTCTCTGGTTGGGAAGATGGGCCTGGCAGTTGTCACAAGAAGTTTCTGTATCATTTTCCCTATCATCTTTCTCGTGAAGCAGCTGAAATTCTGCAGAAccaacctcctgcctcacacCTATTGCGAGCACCTGGCCATAGCGCGGCTGGCCTGCGACGACATCACAGTCAATGTCTGGTATGGCGTAGCTGTGGCTATTTTAGTAATTGGTTTGGATGCTGTGCTCATTGCTTTGTCTTATGGGCTGATCCTCAGGGCCGTCTTCCGGCTCCCCtccaaggacgcccggctcaagtcTCTccgcacctgcagctcccacctctgtgtcataCTGATGTTCTACATCCCatcttttttctcctcttttgcaCACCGATTTGGGCACATCATCCCAGGTTATATTCTCAACCTCCTGGCCAACCTCTATGTGTTCATTccccccatgctaaaccccatcgTTTATGGGGTGACAACAAAAGAGATCCTGAAACGGGTGATCAATGTGTTTCATCGGTGGTGCAGGAGAAGCTCCCTGCTGAGCTAA